The genomic interval GCCATTGGTGTACTGGCAAAGAACGGTTACAAACCGAAAAGGACATTAGTATATGCTGCTTGGGACGGCGAAGAGCCCGGACTGCTCGGCTCTACCGAATGGGTGGAGGCGCATGCTGCGGAACTGCAACAGAAGGCGGTGGCCTATATAAATTCAGACGGCAATAGCCGTGGTTTTCTAGGTATAGGTGGTTCCCATGCACTGGAACCTTTTGTGGGGGAGATTGCCAGGGGCATTACCGACCCTCAGACGAAAGTATCTGTCCTGGAAAGAAAGCAGGCGGCTGATATCGTTACTGCTTCGACTGTAAAGGCCAAAAAGGAGCTCCTGGGAAAGAAAGACCTGACTATCAGTGCGCTGGGCTCGGGATCTGACTATTCATCTTTCCTCCAGCACCTGGGCATCCCATCCCTGAACATCGGTTTTGGCGGTGAAGGTGCAGGAGGCGAATACCATTCCATCTATGATACCTATGAAAACTATTCCCGCTTTAAAGATCCCGGTTTTGAGTATGGAGTAGCGCTGTCCAAATTGGGTGGTCATGCGGCGCTGAGATTAGCAGATGCTGATGTATTACCATTTGACTTCCGTAGTCTTGCCAAAACCATCAACGGATATACTACAGAACTAATCTCACTGGCAGAACAGATGCGGGAATCTACCGCGGTGGAGAACCAGATCATTAACAATAATGCCTACCAGCTGGCAGGGGATGCTACCAAGCCAATCAAGGCACCTGCCCTGAAGTCAGAAGTGCCTTACCTGGATTTCTCAAAACTCCAGAACGCACTCGTAGCGCTGGACAAGGCCACACAGCAGTTGCAGGAAGCGAGAAGCAAGGCGCCTCTTCCCGCTGCAAAAACGGATGCCCTGAATAAGGCGTTGTATCAGGCCGAACAACAGTTGTTATACGACAAGGGCTTGCCGAACAGGGCATGGTATAAGCATACCGTATATGCGCCCGGATTTTATACAGGTTATGGTGTGAAGACATTGCCGGGCATCCGCGAGGCGATAGAACAGCGCAGATGGCAGGAAGCAGAGGAGCAGATCGCGATCGCAGCGGCAGCGGTGAACCGGTTGACGACATATCTGCAACAAGCAGCGGCAGGATTGAAATAAATCAACGTCAGTCTACACTAAATTTCAGCATGATGTGCTGATCGGCGTCTGTCTGGAATTATTTACGCTAAGTAGCTTCGGTTTCAGTATGGGATGTCGGTCGGCGCCTCTCTGGAATGCTATTGGGCGTTTTCAAACGTATATGATTTGGATAAAGATTGGGCAGCACCAGTCGTATCACCGGAGAGCCGAAGGCCCGACATTCCCATCTGAAACCGGTGCTACTTACGCTCTCCCTATTAGTATATATTATCTCTCGCTGCAATGGGGTACGGGTGTTTCTCACCTATTAAGTCAATATCAAGGTGCTGGGATTGCCCTAATACTGTGTGCGCGTTAAATACAGTCTGCCTTATAAATGGGCAGTTGCTCTAATGAAATGGGGAATCAAGACATTAAGGAGGCCGCGCATAAGTAGCAACGGTTTCAGATGGGAATCGCTGGCCTTAGTTGTTCGAAGCAAGCTCACACGCTTGACGGGAGTTTAATACATATCCAACTGCCCATACGATTCCTAAAGCTTAAAGCACGTGGCTTCGAAGAACTACAGCCAGTGATCCCATACTGGAACCGGGCTACTTAGCGCAAATAATAGGAAACAGACGAGCAACAGGGACAATCTCCAAGCGCTGAGATTGCCCTAATACTGTGTGCGCGTATTTATAACTGTCTATCTTATGAAATACGTGCTCAATTAAGACGGGGAATCAAGACATCGAGGAGGCCGCGCATAAGTAGCAACGGTTTCAGATGGGAATCGCTGGCCTTAGTTGTTCGAAGCAAGCTCACACGCTTGACGGGAGTTTAATACATATCCAACTGCCCATACGATTCCTAAAGCTTAATAACACGTGGCTTCGAAGAACTACAGCCAGTGATCCCATACTGGAACCGGGCTACTTAGCGCAAATAATAAGCAACAAACGAGTAACGGCATACGTAAGCGCCAGGTAAACCGCCATCATTCTGTTAAGGCAGGGATAAGGTCATAACAAATTCAAGCGACTATTGAGCGCCGCACGATAAGCATCTGCCACAGGAACGGAATTCTTTGAAATAACAATCGCCCCATCCTGTATAGCTTCAATTTTATCCAGTGCTACTATATAGGAACGATGTACCCGCATGAACTTCGTTTCCGGTAATCTTTCTTCTATCGCTTTCAGGGTAGAATGAACCGCATGAAACTTCTGCGAAGTATGCAGCTTTACATAGTCGCCCATTGCTTCGAGATAGAGGATATCATCCAGCCTGATGCGCTTTAGTATGCCGCTATCCCTGATAAAGACGAACTCGTTGTCGGTATCATGCACCTCGCGGGAGGTCGCCTGTTGCACCTCTTTCGCCCGTTCTATCGCCTGCAGGAAGCGGGAAGGCGTAACGGGTTTGATGAGATAATCTGCCACATGCAGTTCAAATGCCTCCACGGCATAATCTTTCTTCGCCGTGGTAAAGATGATAATGGGGCCTTTTTTGCCGATATTACGTGTCAGCTCAATACCACTCATGCCGGGCATTTCAATATCCAGGAGCAGGAGATCGATCTTTTCCTTTTGCAGGATATTATAAGCCTCCAATGCACTGGAACATTCGCCAGCTACACGCAGCTGATCTACATGACTGGCAAGTTGCTTCATGGCGGTGCGCGCCAGTTTGTTATCGTCGATAATCAGGCAGTTCATACGGCAAATATACACAAGCTCTGTACCGCGACGCCGGAACTGACATTATAATTCCCTTAAAACAGGCAGGCAGGCTATGTATTATAATTTTGTTTAAATATCTTGCATGCGTATAAATGGGTCTCAACTTGAAACAGCTCAAAGGGCTTTTACTTTTCCTTTCCTGCGTCTTCTCCCTGCTTCTGCTGCAGGGTGGCGCCCCATTTATTTCTTCCGGCTCAAAGCCTGTTGTACATCAATATAGCGCTGATAAGGCATATACCAGGGTGGCAGATCAGGTACACGATGTACAGTGTTTTAAGAGCGGTGTCCGGAAGTATAATCACCGTACAAGGGCATTGAACGACTATCACGAGCTATGCCTGTTTGTACCCAGTATCCGTATAAAAACGCTGTTTGTTTATATTCCTGTTGTTTACAGCGGATATAAGAATTCCTATATCAGTGTCGCCGTTACATTGAGCGACTGGCGTGGTCCTCCGCTGGCCTGATCTCCATATTCATTTTCTATTTTTCTTTATTTAATACCGTAGACGGATGTCTATGGTCACTCAATCGCTGTAGTTATGACTAAAAGAACTGCTGCAGGGTTGTGGGTGATAATTTTATGCCTGGTAGCCGGAGTTCCTCCCTGTGCAGATGCGCAGACAGCAGGAGACGATCTGTCCTTGCAACGGGCCATTACCCTGACCCTTCAACATTACCCATCATTAAAAGCAAAGCAAACATTATCACGCGCCGGTATTGCCCATACAACGGATGTCAGCCATAACTGGTGGCCTTCGGTAAAGCTGGTGGAAGAAGCCACCATAGGAACCGACAATGGTATTTATGGCTCTTATTTTCCGCTCAGTACCATTCCCTCCACTTCAGGCGGTATCCGCGGAGCCAACCGCAATGACCTTATGAGTGGCAATATTGCACTGGCGCAGGTGCAATGGGAGGTATATAATTTCGGCGCTTATCGTACACAGAAAGAAGAAGCGATGCAGCAGCAGAAAGTATTGAACCTGGATGCTGATATTACTGCCAATGATCTTACGGTGGCTGTGGTGCGGGACTACCTGGGCTTATTGCAATATCGCTCGCTGATGAAGATCCAGGAAGACAATATTGACCGTACACGGTCTGTACAGCGGGCGGTGACGGCTATCGTATTACATGGCCTGAAACCTGGGGTGGACAGCTCCATAGCAGCTGCAGAATTATCCAAAACAAGACTGAACTATCTCGATATACAGAACAATTATAACAGTGTACGGCTGCACCTGGGTATTTTAACAGGACTGGATACCAGCACTATCCGGCCGGATACCCTTTATAACAATGGCCTCTTGTCTTTGCTGGCAGGATTGGTTGATACAGCTGTAGTGGCGAAGGAGCATCCGGTGTTGTTATATTATAATGGCTTGTTGCAGCAACAGCAAAAGCATGAAGAGGTCATCCGCAGGGCAGCACTGCCTAAGATATCCCTGCTGGCTTCCGGGTGGACGCGCGGTTCCAGTGGACAGTTCAACGACATCTACAACAAAAACCTGTGGAGCGGACTGGGATACAGCCGTTATAACTACCTGGCGGGACTGGCCCTGACCTACAACCTGGCAGATATAGGACACACCAGGGATAAGGTGCGGGAACAGCATTTACGTACGAGGGCGGCCGCAGAGCAGCTGGAAACCACGCAAACCGTACTGGACAACCAGTTGCAACAGGCCCGGCTCAATATCAGTACTGCCCTGGACAAGCTCCGGGAAATGCCGGCGCAGCTGAATGCCGCCAGAGCAGCGGCCCTGCAGAAGATGGCATTGTACAAAGGAGGACTGACCAATATCATCGAGGTGACCAATGCCTTATACCTGCTGAACAGGGCGGAAACAGATCTTATACAGACGCGAAATGCGGCCTGGCAGGCATTGTTTACCCAGGCATTTACAGCTAACAATATTCAGGAACTGGTGCAGCAACTGGAAGTTGCACGCAGGCAGTAAAAGATAAAAATAATAGTATGTCATTAGTCACTAGCGCACTGAAAAAGCCATTGTCCGTGGTGGTCTTAACCCTCGGCATGTTCCTGTTTTCAGTACTGGCTGTTATGAATATCCCGATAGACATCTTTCCTAAGCTGAACCTGCCGACCATTTACGTCATAGAACCCTATGGCGGTATGTCGCCCCAGCAGATGGAAGGATTCTTCGCTACCCGTTTACAGGACCAGTTCCTCTATGTGAACGGGATCAAAAATATCAGCAGCAAGAATATACAGGGGCTGACCATGATCAAGCTCTCTTTTTATGAA from Chitinophaga filiformis carries:
- a CDS encoding transferrin receptor-like dimerization domain-containing protein — translated: MNSKKITSGIALVLMLQGAYAQQKLSGFNGEHVQQQQQLEANFDKELSAAAIGNNIKTLSAQQHYLGMPRDKWVAENILQQFKSYGWDARIETYQVLFPTPKTRVLEASHPENYKAVLKEPALKEDPSTGQPDELATYNAWSADGDVTGELVFVNYGLPEDYEYLERLGISVQGKIVIAKYGRSWRGIKPKVAQEHGAIGTLIYSDPKDDGYYQGDVYPQGAYKSEYGVQRGSVMDMVIYPGDPLTPGVGATENAKRLERAEATNLLKIPVLPISYHDAAPLLAALEGPVAPESWRGALPFTYHIGPGKAKVHLKLEFDWKTVPAYNVIAFMKGSQFPDQWVIRGNHHDAWVYGAADPVSGLSALLEEAKAIGVLAKNGYKPKRTLVYAAWDGEEPGLLGSTEWVEAHAAELQQKAVAYINSDGNSRGFLGIGGSHALEPFVGEIARGITDPQTKVSVLERKQAADIVTASTVKAKKELLGKKDLTISALGSGSDYSSFLQHLGIPSLNIGFGGEGAGGEYHSIYDTYENYSRFKDPGFEYGVALSKLGGHAALRLADADVLPFDFRSLAKTINGYTTELISLAEQMRESTAVENQIINNNAYQLAGDATKPIKAPALKSEVPYLDFSKLQNALVALDKATQQLQEARSKAPLPAAKTDALNKALYQAEQQLLYDKGLPNRAWYKHTVYAPGFYTGYGVKTLPGIREAIEQRRWQEAEEQIAIAAAAVNRLTTYLQQAAAGLK
- a CDS encoding LytR/AlgR family response regulator transcription factor, translated to MNCLIIDDNKLARTAMKQLASHVDQLRVAGECSSALEAYNILQKEKIDLLLLDIEMPGMSGIELTRNIGKKGPIIIFTTAKKDYAVEAFELHVADYLIKPVTPSRFLQAIERAKEVQQATSREVHDTDNEFVFIRDSGILKRIRLDDILYLEAMGDYVKLHTSQKFHAVHSTLKAIEERLPETKFMRVHRSYIVALDKIEAIQDGAIVISKNSVPVADAYRAALNSRLNLL
- a CDS encoding TolC family protein; this encodes MTKRTAAGLWVIILCLVAGVPPCADAQTAGDDLSLQRAITLTLQHYPSLKAKQTLSRAGIAHTTDVSHNWWPSVKLVEEATIGTDNGIYGSYFPLSTIPSTSGGIRGANRNDLMSGNIALAQVQWEVYNFGAYRTQKEEAMQQQKVLNLDADITANDLTVAVVRDYLGLLQYRSLMKIQEDNIDRTRSVQRAVTAIVLHGLKPGVDSSIAAAELSKTRLNYLDIQNNYNSVRLHLGILTGLDTSTIRPDTLYNNGLLSLLAGLVDTAVVAKEHPVLLYYNGLLQQQQKHEEVIRRAALPKISLLASGWTRGSSGQFNDIYNKNLWSGLGYSRYNYLAGLALTYNLADIGHTRDKVREQHLRTRAAAEQLETTQTVLDNQLQQARLNISTALDKLREMPAQLNAARAAALQKMALYKGGLTNIIEVTNALYLLNRAETDLIQTRNAAWQALFTQAFTANNIQELVQQLEVARRQ